A portion of the Mycobacterium paraseoulense genome contains these proteins:
- the pe gene encoding acyltransferase PE codes for MQKLLAGVAALVTLSATGCFGFGIATADDAPGDGTPADGTAYALGGAHVPGIPYDEYGRRLGAGWFPGLKREIINYPAGQVQGHVLERLFPGIGRLDEAFPGLGVDGPSVGESVAVGADNLDAAIRRGGPGAAIGLSEGSLVLDAEQARLANDPTAPPPNQLVFSTFGNPVGRHAFGESFLTSVFPVGAVVPALDYRIPPPVESQYDTKAFVAAYDMIADFPDRPDNLLALANTLVGEATGHTAVAFTDPSMVPPQNVRTTVNSKGATTTTYLIPERHLPLVLPLGYLGVPEDVLNRLDAELTPMVNAGYSRNDDPLTAPVQVDPVRGFDPAAVIAPASQATFGGGADPFSQLLSSSMAAFNQGNR; via the coding sequence ATGCAGAAACTACTCGCAGGGGTTGCGGCCCTGGTAACCCTCAGTGCCACAGGATGTTTCGGCTTTGGGATCGCGACGGCCGACGACGCACCGGGCGACGGGACTCCCGCCGACGGAACGGCGTACGCACTTGGCGGCGCTCACGTCCCGGGTATTCCCTACGACGAGTACGGCCGGCGCCTGGGTGCCGGATGGTTCCCGGGGCTGAAACGGGAGATCATCAACTACCCGGCGGGGCAGGTTCAGGGCCACGTGCTCGAGCGGCTCTTTCCGGGCATAGGGCGGCTGGATGAAGCCTTCCCGGGCCTGGGCGTGGACGGGCCCAGCGTCGGTGAGTCGGTCGCCGTCGGCGCCGACAACCTGGACGCGGCGATCCGCCGAGGTGGCCCGGGAGCCGCGATCGGCCTGTCCGAGGGCTCGCTCGTGCTCGACGCGGAGCAGGCTCGGCTCGCCAACGATCCGACCGCTCCCCCGCCAAATCAATTGGTGTTCAGCACGTTTGGAAATCCGGTGGGACGTCACGCTTTCGGCGAGAGCTTCCTGACCTCCGTGTTCCCGGTGGGCGCGGTCGTTCCCGCGCTCGACTACCGCATACCGCCTCCGGTGGAAAGCCAATACGACACCAAGGCGTTCGTCGCCGCGTACGACATGATCGCCGACTTCCCCGACCGGCCGGACAACCTGTTGGCGCTCGCCAACACGCTGGTGGGCGAGGCGACGGGCCATACGGCGGTTGCGTTCACCGACCCGAGCATGGTGCCGCCGCAGAACGTCAGGACGACCGTCAACTCCAAGGGCGCGACGACCACGACGTATCTGATTCCCGAGAGACACCTGCCGCTGGTATTGCCGCTGGGCTACCTCGGGGTACCCGAAGACGTGTTGAATCGGCTCGACGCCGAGCTGACACCCATGGTGAACGCGGGATATTCGCGCAACGACGACCCACTGACCGCTCCAGTTCAAGTGGATCCGGTGCGTGGCTTTGACCCCGC